Proteins encoded in a region of the Sander lucioperca isolate FBNREF2018 chromosome 18, SLUC_FBN_1.2, whole genome shotgun sequence genome:
- the degs2 gene encoding sphingolipid delta(4)-desaturase/C4-monooxygenase DES2, protein MGKTDGRGDFEWVYNDQPHTSRRKEILAKYPEIKSLMGPDPQLKWVVSGMVLTQLLACYLVQDLSWKWIIFWAYAFGGCINHSLTLAIHDISHNVAFGNKLAKWNRWFAIWANLPIGLPYSASFKKYHIDHHRYLGGDQLDVDIPTDIEGWFFCTPARKVLWLFLQPFFYAFRPLVVNPKPVGQLEILNAAVQFTVDLIIYYLWGLKPIVYLIAGSILCLGLHPISGHFIAEHYMFLKGHETYSYYGPLNWITFNVGYHMEHHDFPSIPGSKLPQVKQIAAEYYDSLPQHTSWIRVLWDFVFDDRIGPYARIKRDYKLSKQE, encoded by the exons CCAAATATCCAGAGATCAAATCCCTGATGGGTCCGGATCCCCAGCTGAAGTGGGTGGTATCAGGCATGGTCCTGACCCAGCTCCTGGCCTGCTACCTGGTCCAAGACCTCTCCTGGAAGTGGATCATATTCTGGGCTTACGCCTTCGGAGGCTGCATTAACCACTCCCTGACTCTGGCTATCCATGACATCTCTCACAACGTGGCCTTTGGGAACAAGCTAGCGAAGTGGAACCGCTGGTTTGCCATATGGGCCAACCTGCCCATCGGGTTGCCTTACTCTGCCTCCTTTAAGAAGTACCACATCGACCACCATCGGTATCTTGGTGGCGACCAGCTGGATGTTGACATCCCTACAGACATTGAGGGATGGTTCTTCTGCACCCCGGCCAGGAAGGTCCTCTGGCTCTTCCTCCAGCCCTTCTTCTACGCCTTCCGCCCTTTGGTGGTCAATCCTAAACCAGTGGGTCAACTGGAGATCCTTAATGCAGCTGTTCAGTTCACAGTGGACTTAATTATCTACTATCTATGGGGGCTGAAGCCCATTGTTTACCTCATTGCAGGTTCTATCCTGTGTTTGGGACTGCATCCTATCTCTGGACATTTCATAGCTGAGCATTACATGTTCCTGAAGGGACACGAGACATATTCTTACTATGGACCACTGAACTGGATCACCTTCAATGTTGGATATCACATGGAGCACCATGACTTCCCCAGCATACCTGGCAGTAAACTTCCTCAG GTCAAGCAAATTGCAGCAGAGTATTACGACTCCTTACCTCAACACACTTCCTGGATCCGGGTGTTATGGGACTTTGTTTTCGACGACCGCATCGGTCCATACGCTAGAATCAAACGGGACTACAAGCTAAGCAAGCAGGAATAG